The Cytobacillus firmus genome segment ATTCAGTTGGATTTACCCCGTAAGTTTGTATTCGTTTATTTACATTTTCATTTATAGCCCGGTATGCCCTGGACAGGACAATAAACAATTTCAACGATTGGTCAATTTGTTCAGACCCCATTTTATCCAATCCCTTTACCATTTAATGAGTAGCGTTTACATCAATCAATTCTCAATCATTATAGAAAACAGGAAGAAAGCTGTCAATTTAACAGATCAGGATCCTTTGCCGGCTGTAACCTCCCAATTGAAATTCAAAGACGGTATTACCTTTCCCTTTTCAGAAAAATAGCCGGCAAGCAATTCAGTCATATCGGTTAAAATTTCTTTCTCAATCGGTTTGCCCTTGAACATATAGTATCCTCCGCCGCCAGCAGCCCGGTAATTGTTCATTACTGCATGGTACTCGCCATCTTCCCTGATAGGATGTCCCTTATAAAGAAGCTTTGTGATCCGGCTGCCCTTTTGGCGTGAAACATCTATTTTATACTCAATTCCTTCCCACATATCGTAATTATAATGCTGTGGCTTCGGATATGAAAATTCAGGATTCACTATAATTTCCCCGGCACTGCTCAATTCAAAGTAAGCTGCTGAACGCTCTAAAGCATCCTTAATGTCCTTTCCCGTAATCCTTAGGACACATAGCGAATTCGGGTAAATATAATTAGAAACAATTTCTCTCATCGTTACTTTTGACTTGAAGCCAGGTGCACCCTCATGAAACAGCGCAGTACAGGAAATATCAGCACCAGATGCCTCCATCTGCACTTTATTAATGAATTCGATCAGCGGATGCTCCGCTAGGCGCGCTTTGAAAATATCATCAATCTGCATATCTCCTTCAATTTCACCTATCACAGTATCAAGCCAATTCTGGGTTTTGGATTCATAATACCCGGCAAGCTGAAGGACCTCATGATCAGGCATAATTCCATTGGGATAAATCAAGGCAGAGTTTTTTTCATCAATCAGCCAATCATTATGTTTTTTTCTGAATTTTACTGTAACCTTTGCAAGCGCCTGCCCATTAAATCCCGGCTGGACAATAGATACACCATTCACTTGCTCCCCTTCAATAAAACGGTGCTGATGCCCGGTAATCAGAACATCAATACCCGGGACATCAGTACAGATTCTGTAGGCTTCATTTTCACCTGTTTGTTCTTCCGTCAGTTCACCTGTTTTTAGATCCTTTTCAAAGCCCCCATGGTAGGAGACGATAATTAAGTCCGGCTTTTCTTCCTCCTGGATATAGGAAACCCATCTTTTCAAGCTGACCACCGCAGATTCGAATGAAAGCTGCTCAATATGCTGCCTTTTCTCCCAGTTTGGAATATACTGTGTCGTTACACCTATTACCGCAGTTTTCAATCCATTTGCAAAAGTTTTTATCTTATAAGGAAGCCCGAAATAAGTTTCTTTTGTTGAACTGAATAAGATATTAGCTGAAAGCCAGGGAAAATTGGACTCACTGACCGCTCTTGCAAGGGTGTTCTTTCCATAGTTAAATTCGTGATTTCCGATAACAGCTGCATCATATTCAAGTTTATTTAAAATCTGTATCATGGGGTTTTTTTGATTTTTCAGGTATCTGGAATAATAATAAGTCAAAGGAGTTCCCTGGATCAAATCACCATTATCAATAAGAATGGATATCTCAGATTGTTCCTTTTCTCTCTTTATTAACGCTGCAAGCTTGCCCAGACCATGCTCAGCGTTTTCATCCGTTCCATAAAAATATGGATAAACATGTCCGTGGACATCACTTGTAGCTAAAATGGTGAGTAAAACTTCCGATTTCATCAAACCCCTCCTTACATATAAAATAACATTCCTTTGAAAGAATTAAACCTCTTTTAACACATAATGGTATAATATTGTTAATGTCAGTTAGCTAAGGACAAATTAACCTAATTAATCTGGAGTTACCCTCATGAATAATCGAAAAAGAAATTTCCTGCTTTATTTGTTCGCAGTAATAATACCCACTTTAACCGGCAGCATCTTTTTGTTTATGGATTCTGTTAAACAAAATGATATAGAAAGAATCGAAGAAGCAAAATGGATTGGCTCGATACACCAAAGAAGCTGGGACCAGTTTATTTCCGAGACCGTGACCACGCTTGAGATGCTTTCGCTGACTGCTGGAAGTGCTGACACACCTTCTGAAAAGCTTGAGCAACTGCTCCAAAAAGCCAATCAAATGGATCCTCGTTATGGAGGAATTTACCTGCTTGATCACAGCGGATTGGTTCTTACAGGATCAAATCAATTCTTAGCAAACTCAGATTTATCTGAGAAGAAATATCTTAAAGAGGTATTGGTAACGAAAGATATTGTTATTTCCAATACTCCAGAAACACTGACAAATGGGCAGACAGTCGTTGGGATAGGAAAGCCGGTATTGAATGACGATGGAGATGTAATCTCTATTATTGTGGCACATATGAGAGTGGATTACGTACAAAATATTATGAGGCTCCTTACTCCTGATGCCCGACTTTCAGTTCTTAATTCTAAAAGGAAAACAATTATGGACATCAATATGAATGGAGACTCCTCATTCTCCAGTCAAAATAGCATTACAATTCCGATTGACAGGCTGCCTTGGAGTGTAAAGGTGGAATTTCCGCCAAGAGACATGCTGAAAATTATTATGGATGCTTTCCGGGAAATCCTGGTATTAACCATAATAATCCATATTCTATTTCTCTTCATAAAATATTTAAGGCTTAAAAAACAGGCTGAAAAGGAAAAAAAGGAAAATGAATTGCAAAAACTCGAACTGGTAGGTACTCTGGCTGCCAGCACAGCCCATGAAATCAGGAACCCTTTAACAGGAATAAAAGGCCTTATACAGCTATTGAGTGAAAAATATACGAATACACATGACCAGTATTATTTTTCTGTCATAAATGATGAGATAAATAGAATTAATGAGATTGTCAGTGAATTTTTAATTCTGGGTAAACCAACTGCTCAAAAAATGGATGCTATGGATTTGAGAAGTGTTATAAAGGAATTAGAACCTTTAATATTCTCTGAAGCTAATTTACATAATGTCACATTTGAATCTATTTTTTCAGATGAACCCGTCTTAGTCGATTGCACGAAAGATCAGATGAAACAGGTGATCCTGAATTTGACGAAAAACGCTTTTGAATCAATGCAGGATGGCGGAAAACTAACGATAAAGCTAAATAAGATGCAATCCAGATGTCAGCTTAAAATCGCGGATACTGGCTCCGGCATTCCAGAAGACAAAATAGAAAAAATATTTCATCCATTTTATACTTCAAAAGAAATGGGTACAGGTCTTGGGCTTGTGGTCTGCAGACGCATTGTGCATTCTTTTGGCGGTGAAATATTTATTACAAGCGAAGAAAAAAAGGGTACTCATGTAGATATTTTTCTTCCTATCAAAAACCCATAAAAAGGGAAGGTGCATAAAACCAGGCACCTTCCCTTTTAGCTTAAATATATTGGAGAGTTTTCCTCAATTCGATCCTTTATCGAGTTCATCATTACTAATAGCTGAGGATTCCTGTCCTCAGGTGCGATTTTTTTATGGAGAACGGAATACAGTGTGATATCTCTTAGCCTCAGGAATAAAGGCAGCTGTTTTTCCAGGTCACAGGGAATTTCATTCTCCAGCTGATATCCATTCAAAAAGGATTCCAGGAATACCCTTCCAAAAACTTCCACTTCTGCAGGGTCCGCCTCTTTAAACTTATAAAAAATTGAATAATACAGAGGAATGGCGATATCAGACGCAAACCAATGATAACAGCAGTCATCAAAATCAAACACTTGTATATCTTTTCCGTCATAAAAGAAGTTACCGGAATGAATATCTGTATGAATAAGACCATAGTTGTTAATATTCTTTGGCAATGCATGAAGCAGATTCATTAAATCGTTCGTATTCTTAACAATTAATTGATCTTCTTTGGGTATATATTTTTCAACGGTCAACAATTCATCTTCATCCCATTGCATTCGCTGTATAATGCCAGGAGAAGGAATATATGATTTTGTGGCTGCATGCATTTTCCCCACTGCTCTTCCCCATGCATGATATAACTTCTGATTGAATTCCGGTGCAAGAACACTGATTGGTTTTCCCTCTGCTTTTGAAAACAGGCTTGCATAAAAGACAGAGGCATCACTGGCTTCCAAGGCTTCAACCATATTCCCATTTTTTGAAGGGATTACCTTTGGAACCTTCACACCTTCTGATCTTAAATAACTCATCCAGTCAACTTCAGATAAAAGCTCCTCCAGCTTGCGATGTGTCGAATGGGTAATTCTCAAAATTAACTCTTCTCCATCTTTCGAAGCTTGAAAGACAAAGTTTTCAAAGTCACCCAGCTTTTTATAATTCACGGTATTCAAGGAATAGATACTTAAGAAATGATGGAGGACGTTGTCCGTCATTAAAGCATCAACTGCTTTT includes the following:
- a CDS encoding PAS domain-containing sensor histidine kinase; this translates as MNNRKRNFLLYLFAVIIPTLTGSIFLFMDSVKQNDIERIEEAKWIGSIHQRSWDQFISETVTTLEMLSLTAGSADTPSEKLEQLLQKANQMDPRYGGIYLLDHSGLVLTGSNQFLANSDLSEKKYLKEVLVTKDIVISNTPETLTNGQTVVGIGKPVLNDDGDVISIIVAHMRVDYVQNIMRLLTPDARLSVLNSKRKTIMDINMNGDSSFSSQNSITIPIDRLPWSVKVEFPPRDMLKIIMDAFREILVLTIIIHILFLFIKYLRLKKQAEKEKKENELQKLELVGTLAASTAHEIRNPLTGIKGLIQLLSEKYTNTHDQYYFSVINDEINRINEIVSEFLILGKPTAQKMDAMDLRSVIKELEPLIFSEANLHNVTFESIFSDEPVLVDCTKDQMKQVILNLTKNAFESMQDGGKLTIKLNKMQSRCQLKIADTGSGIPEDKIEKIFHPFYTSKEMGTGLGLVVCRRIVHSFGGEIFITSEEKKGTHVDIFLPIKNP
- a CDS encoding phosphotransferase enzyme family protein; the encoded protein is MEKAVDALMTDNVLHHFLSIYSLNTVNYKKLGDFENFVFQASKDGEELILRITHSTHRKLEELLSEVDWMSYLRSEGVKVPKVIPSKNGNMVEALEASDASVFYASLFSKAEGKPISVLAPEFNQKLYHAWGRAVGKMHAATKSYIPSPGIIQRMQWDEDELLTVEKYIPKEDQLIVKNTNDLMNLLHALPKNINNYGLIHTDIHSGNFFYDGKDIQVFDFDDCCYHWFASDIAIPLYYSIFYKFKEADPAEVEVFGRVFLESFLNGYQLENEIPCDLEKQLPLFLRLRDITLYSVLHKKIAPEDRNPQLLVMMNSIKDRIEENSPIYLS
- a CDS encoding bifunctional metallophosphatase/5'-nucleotidase, producing MKSEVLLTILATSDVHGHVYPYFYGTDENAEHGLGKLAALIKREKEQSEISILIDNGDLIQGTPLTYYYSRYLKNQKNPMIQILNKLEYDAAVIGNHEFNYGKNTLARAVSESNFPWLSANILFSSTKETYFGLPYKIKTFANGLKTAVIGVTTQYIPNWEKRQHIEQLSFESAVVSLKRWVSYIQEEEKPDLIIVSYHGGFEKDLKTGELTEEQTGENEAYRICTDVPGIDVLITGHQHRFIEGEQVNGVSIVQPGFNGQALAKVTVKFRKKHNDWLIDEKNSALIYPNGIMPDHEVLQLAGYYESKTQNWLDTVIGEIEGDMQIDDIFKARLAEHPLIEFINKVQMEASGADISCTALFHEGAPGFKSKVTMREIVSNYIYPNSLCVLRITGKDIKDALERSAAYFELSSAGEIIVNPEFSYPKPQHYNYDMWEGIEYKIDVSRQKGSRITKLLYKGHPIREDGEYHAVMNNYRAAGGGGYYMFKGKPIEKEILTDMTELLAGYFSEKGKVIPSLNFNWEVTAGKGS